In a genomic window of Sphingomonas lutea:
- a CDS encoding aspartyl/asparaginyl beta-hydroxylase domain-containing protein, with protein sequence MPKVSVDQHLSAAVQARQAGRADEATRHFSAVVDIDPTHPLARNALGLDALARGDARTAAGHFERAVEGDPAAAALWMNLAKARRLQGDDEGEQAALEGALGIDQTHLMALIRMAELHERRGELAAAAGRWSGVVALGTQIPNPPPELAATFARARESVARQRKVLEAKLESALAEEVGRASERDRRRATAAADRLIGKRRIFVNECHGFHYPFLPADEFFDRAHFPWFAELEAATPIIREELAAILAAPDPGLVPYIDMPSGTPENIWTRLDHSLDWGSLHLWKDGERIDGACARAPKTAAIVDKMPLCHIRGRAPHVFFSILKAGKTIPPHTGVTNVRAIVHLPLIVPGDCAFRVGGETREWREGEAFAFDDTIEHEAWNRSDRDRAVLILDAWNPHMSEHEQAMVRSMFAAMAAARDG encoded by the coding sequence ATGCCGAAAGTTTCAGTGGACCAGCATCTCAGCGCGGCCGTCCAGGCGCGTCAGGCGGGCCGGGCGGACGAAGCGACACGTCATTTCAGCGCGGTCGTTGATATCGACCCCACCCATCCGCTTGCTCGTAATGCCCTGGGGCTCGACGCGCTGGCGCGGGGGGATGCGCGCACGGCCGCCGGCCATTTCGAGCGCGCCGTCGAGGGCGACCCGGCCGCTGCCGCGCTGTGGATGAACCTCGCGAAAGCGCGGCGGCTTCAAGGCGATGACGAGGGCGAACAGGCGGCGTTGGAAGGCGCATTGGGGATCGACCAGACTCACCTCATGGCGTTGATCCGCATGGCGGAGCTCCACGAGCGCCGGGGCGAACTCGCGGCGGCGGCAGGGCGCTGGAGCGGCGTCGTCGCGCTCGGCACGCAAATCCCCAATCCGCCACCGGAGCTCGCCGCGACCTTCGCGCGTGCGCGCGAAAGTGTCGCCCGGCAGCGCAAAGTGCTTGAAGCGAAGCTCGAAAGCGCGCTTGCGGAAGAGGTCGGGCGTGCCAGCGAGCGTGACAGGCGCCGCGCAACGGCCGCGGCCGATCGGTTGATCGGAAAGCGGCGCATCTTCGTCAATGAATGCCACGGTTTCCATTACCCGTTCCTGCCTGCCGACGAGTTCTTCGATCGCGCGCATTTCCCCTGGTTCGCGGAGTTGGAGGCGGCGACCCCGATCATCCGTGAGGAGCTCGCGGCGATCCTCGCCGCGCCCGATCCCGGGCTGGTGCCCTATATCGACATGCCCTCGGGTACGCCCGAGAACATCTGGACGCGGCTCGACCATTCGCTCGATTGGGGTTCGCTCCATTTGTGGAAGGATGGTGAGCGAATCGACGGCGCCTGCGCGCGCGCCCCGAAAACGGCGGCGATCGTCGACAAGATGCCGCTGTGCCACATCCGCGGGCGCGCCCCACACGTCTTCTTTTCGATCCTCAAGGCCGGCAAGACGATCCCGCCGCACACGGGCGTGACCAACGTCCGCGCCATCGTCCATTTGCCCTTGATCGTGCCCGGCGACTGCGCCTTCCGAGTCGGCGGTGAGACTCGCGAATGGCGCGAGGGCGAAGCGTTCGCGTTCGATGACACGATCGAGCACGAGGCGTGGAACCGCAGCGACCGGGATCGCGCCGTGCTCATCCTCGACGCGTGGAACCCGCATATGAGCGAGCATGAGCAAGCCATGGTGCGCAGCATGTTCGCGGCCATGGCCGCCGCGCGCGACGGCTGA
- a CDS encoding TonB-dependent receptor domain-containing protein → MSKSNFKGSLLATTVIAGMVFAAPAYGQANPAEGAAPAADETPEAGTQSNESAGPAEPTSAEEIVVTGTLIRNPNLVSAAPVSVIGQEEMQLRQTNVAEEVLRTIPGAAASVGSNINNGNAGASFVNLRGIGVNRNLVLLDGVRLVPTNLTGTTDLNNIPLALVDRVDALTGGASTTYGADAVSGVVNFITRSDFAGMELGVSNQITERGDGHYLRGDLTIGANFDDGRGNAVIGVGYQESDPVYQGGDRPDSQFANNSQSPNPALLGSPTATPSTIFGLCPAEPTALGVCAPAATATTTTNVQVTDDGTAFGIADRPFNFAPYNVFQTPFKRYNLYSAGHYDLSDAITVYARGLYSNNTVDTIIAPSGAFNIAVAIPFSNPFLTAAQRDLLCARADVGAAAGVQLLSSTGVSCAAAAAALSPADPNFQVARVNISRRATELGPRISSYNTQVFDFRVGARGDITNEIGWDVWASRGQSTRRQTIQGYALNSRIRAAVFASSATSCLSPNAGFNVTTGSGTSSSAGCVPANFFGGNGTLTPGSLDFLSDESQTANFNKRTQARATINGDTPVQLWSDQPISFAIGGEYRKDYANTRADALARAGDLGGSGGASPDITGQFDVYEGFAEVIAPLVSDRPFMQELQVEAGIRRSHYTIDIAGSPKFNTTTYKVAGSWAPVRDLKIRGNFNRAVRAPNIGELFSPVNTVLTNLGTDPCQGQNPVGNAALTAVCIAQGADPSFIGSIPSPAAGQVNITTGGNPFLQPETAKTWTVGAVIRPSFLPGFDATIDYYNIKVTEAITTPTPGDLIAACFGSPNAANPACTVIGRNPATGSLSGDPATTPGLFGALSNLGKIETDGVDLVANYRRSLGTLIGSPARINLSFAGNWTRNSKFQATPSALNRDCTGFYSVNCGSPNPEFTFSQRSTLSLGKVDLSVLWRYIHKLQYEPIQLAEERADAEGVCPDVDGFDPFACVTDAQYTRIPTYHYFDLSTRYNVSENFDFTFTIQNLFDKDPPNVGNSVGSTAFNSGNTYPGTYDSLGRRFGAAARIKF, encoded by the coding sequence ATGTCGAAGAGCAACTTTAAGGGTTCGCTGCTGGCGACCACCGTGATTGCGGGCATGGTTTTTGCCGCACCGGCGTACGGACAGGCGAACCCGGCTGAGGGCGCTGCCCCGGCCGCCGACGAGACTCCGGAAGCTGGTACGCAGAGCAACGAGTCGGCTGGCCCGGCCGAGCCGACCAGCGCCGAAGAGATCGTCGTTACCGGCACGCTCATTCGTAACCCCAACCTGGTCAGCGCCGCTCCGGTCTCGGTCATCGGCCAGGAAGAAATGCAGCTGCGGCAGACCAACGTCGCCGAAGAAGTGCTGCGTACCATCCCGGGCGCCGCGGCCAGCGTCGGCAGCAATATCAACAACGGCAACGCGGGTGCGTCGTTCGTCAACCTGCGCGGCATTGGCGTCAACCGCAACCTGGTCCTGCTCGACGGCGTCCGCCTCGTCCCGACCAACCTCACCGGCACGACCGACTTGAACAACATCCCGCTGGCGCTGGTCGACCGGGTCGACGCGCTGACCGGCGGCGCGTCCACGACTTACGGCGCCGACGCGGTGTCGGGCGTCGTCAACTTCATCACCCGCAGCGACTTCGCGGGCATGGAGCTGGGTGTTTCCAACCAGATCACCGAGCGCGGTGACGGCCACTATTTGCGCGGCGATTTGACCATCGGCGCCAACTTCGACGACGGCCGCGGCAATGCGGTGATCGGCGTCGGCTACCAGGAATCGGACCCCGTCTACCAGGGCGGCGATCGTCCGGATTCGCAGTTCGCGAACAACTCGCAGTCGCCGAACCCGGCGCTGCTCGGTTCGCCGACCGCGACCCCATCGACCATCTTCGGCCTGTGCCCGGCGGAGCCCACGGCACTTGGTGTTTGCGCGCCTGCGGCCACGGCGACAACGACCACCAACGTCCAGGTCACCGACGACGGCACGGCCTTTGGGATCGCCGACCGTCCGTTCAACTTCGCACCCTACAACGTATTCCAGACCCCGTTTAAGCGCTACAACCTCTACAGCGCGGGTCACTATGACTTGTCGGATGCGATCACGGTCTATGCCCGTGGCCTCTATTCGAACAACACGGTCGACACGATCATCGCCCCGTCGGGTGCGTTCAACATCGCGGTCGCGATCCCCTTCAGCAACCCGTTCCTGACCGCGGCGCAGCGTGACCTTCTGTGCGCCCGTGCCGACGTTGGCGCAGCGGCGGGCGTTCAGTTGCTGTCCTCGACGGGCGTCAGCTGCGCAGCTGCTGCTGCCGCGCTGTCCCCGGCCGACCCGAACTTCCAGGTTGCGCGCGTCAATATCTCGCGTCGCGCGACGGAGCTTGGGCCGCGCATCAGCAGCTATAACACGCAGGTGTTCGACTTCCGCGTCGGCGCTCGTGGTGACATCACCAATGAGATCGGCTGGGACGTTTGGGCCTCGCGCGGTCAGAGCACGCGCCGTCAGACCATTCAGGGCTACGCCTTGAACTCGCGGATTCGCGCTGCCGTGTTCGCCTCTAGCGCCACGAGCTGCCTTTCTCCGAACGCCGGATTTAACGTGACCACCGGGTCGGGCACCAGCTCGAGCGCGGGCTGCGTCCCGGCCAACTTCTTCGGCGGCAACGGCACGCTGACGCCGGGCAGCCTCGATTTCCTGTCGGATGAATCGCAGACGGCCAACTTCAACAAGCGCACGCAGGCTCGCGCCACGATCAACGGCGACACGCCGGTGCAATTGTGGTCGGACCAGCCGATCTCGTTCGCCATCGGCGGCGAGTATCGCAAGGACTACGCCAACACCCGCGCCGATGCCTTGGCTCGCGCTGGCGACTTGGGTGGCTCGGGCGGTGCGTCGCCGGACATCACCGGTCAGTTCGACGTGTATGAAGGCTTCGCCGAAGTCATCGCGCCGCTCGTCTCCGACCGCCCGTTCATGCAGGAACTTCAGGTCGAAGCGGGTATTCGCCGGTCGCACTACACGATCGACATTGCGGGCTCGCCGAAGTTCAACACCACCACCTACAAGGTCGCCGGTAGCTGGGCGCCGGTGCGCGATCTCAAGATCCGCGGCAATTTCAACCGCGCCGTCCGCGCTCCGAACATCGGCGAATTGTTCTCGCCGGTGAACACGGTGCTGACCAACCTCGGTACCGATCCCTGCCAAGGTCAGAACCCGGTTGGTAACGCCGCTCTCACAGCGGTTTGTATCGCTCAGGGTGCTGATCCGTCGTTTATCGGGTCGATCCCGTCGCCGGCGGCCGGCCAGGTCAACATCACGACCGGCGGTAACCCGTTCCTGCAGCCGGAAACGGCCAAGACCTGGACGGTCGGTGCGGTCATCCGCCCGAGCTTCCTGCCGGGCTTCGACGCGACGATCGATTATTACAACATCAAGGTCACCGAGGCGATCACCACCCCGACCCCGGGCGACCTGATCGCGGCATGTTTCGGCAGCCCGAATGCGGCCAACCCGGCTTGTACGGTCATCGGCCGTAACCCCGCGACGGGCTCGCTGTCGGGTGACCCGGCGACCACGCCGGGCCTGTTCGGTGCATTGTCGAACCTCGGCAAGATCGAAACCGACGGTGTCGACCTCGTGGCCAACTATCGGCGGAGCCTCGGCACGCTGATCGGTTCGCCGGCACGCATCAACCTCAGCTTCGCGGGCAACTGGACGCGCAACAGCAAGTTCCAGGCCACGCCGAGCGCGCTCAACCGCGATTGCACCGGCTTCTACAGCGTGAACTGCGGCTCGCCGAACCCTGAGTTCACCTTCAGCCAGCGCAGCACGCTGTCGCTCGGCAAGGTCGATCTCTCGGTCTTGTGGCGCTACATCCACAAGCTGCAATACGAGCCGATCCAGCTTGCTGAGGAGCGTGCCGATGCGGAAGGTGTCTGCCCGGACGTCGACGGCTTCGATCCGTTCGCTTGCGTCACCGATGCGCAGTACACCCGCATCCCGACCTACCACTACTTCGACCTGTCGACCCGGTATAACGTGAGCGAGAATTTCGACTTCACGTTCACCATCCAGAACCTGTTCGACAAGGATCCGCCGAACGTTGGTAACTCGGTTGGTTCGACGGCCTTCAACTCGGGTAATACCTATCCGGGCACCTACGACTCCCTCGGCCGTCGTTTCGGCGCCGCGGCCCGCATCAAGTTCTAA
- a CDS encoding DUF2093 domain-containing protein, which produces MLMSGSGRTARVRYLPGTFRLLADGDHVVCAITGTRISLHELRYWSVDRQEPYADAEASAEAERRSAAG; this is translated from the coding sequence ATGTTGATGTCTGGAAGCGGTCGGACGGCGCGGGTCCGCTATCTGCCGGGCACGTTCAGGCTGCTTGCCGACGGCGATCATGTCGTCTGTGCGATCACCGGGACGCGCATTTCGCTTCACGAACTGCGCTATTGGAGCGTCGATCGGCAGGAGCCATACGCCGATGCCGAAGCGAGCGCCGAGGCCGAGCGGCGGAGCGCTGCCGGTTAG
- a CDS encoding D-Ala-D-Ala carboxypeptidase family metallohydrolase, translating into MVRLILALLMLLAAVPAAAAPPDWRPGMPWAPTEPYIVSGQDEPGYRNWYLASPLHAGQVRALNDYLTAYGVAGIVPTWQLLRTASDWYKCGAPAFEVPPTQEWPNLVQTLRYARDRVIPAIGPVEPVSVYRNPMLNQCAGGARESAHRFMQAVDLVPLRPITRENLIQQLCAVHAGSGAAYGVGLGFYVGLRFHIDSRKFRTWGTNHEGSIACARSFDLARSSDPDAAAAHPPTSPGATTPQQKN; encoded by the coding sequence ATGGTGCGCTTGATCCTTGCCCTGCTGATGCTGCTTGCAGCCGTCCCCGCCGCCGCGGCCCCGCCCGATTGGCGGCCCGGCATGCCGTGGGCACCGACCGAGCCTTATATTGTCTCCGGGCAGGATGAGCCGGGCTATCGCAACTGGTACCTCGCTTCACCGCTGCATGCCGGGCAGGTCCGCGCGCTCAACGATTATCTGACGGCCTATGGCGTCGCCGGAATCGTTCCCACGTGGCAGCTGCTGCGCACCGCGAGCGACTGGTACAAATGCGGCGCGCCGGCCTTCGAAGTGCCGCCGACGCAGGAATGGCCCAACCTGGTCCAGACGTTGCGTTATGCGCGCGACCGGGTGATCCCCGCGATCGGCCCGGTCGAGCCGGTGTCGGTCTATCGCAACCCGATGCTCAACCAGTGCGCGGGCGGGGCGCGCGAAAGCGCTCATCGCTTCATGCAGGCGGTCGATCTGGTCCCGCTGCGGCCGATCACGCGCGAAAACCTGATCCAGCAGTTGTGCGCCGTCCATGCCGGCAGCGGTGCCGCTTATGGCGTCGGCCTGGGCTTTTACGTCGGGCTTCGCTTCCATATCGATTCGCGCAAGTTCCGGACCTGGGGCACCAATCACGAAGGCAGCATCGCCTGCGCCCGAAGCTTTGACCTGGCGCGGTCGAGCGATCCCGATGCCGCGGCCGCTCACCCGCCCACTTCGCCGGGAGCGACAACGCCGCAGCAAAAGAACTGA
- the clpB gene encoding ATP-dependent chaperone ClpB, with the protein MDLEKLTERARGFLQAAQTIAVRENHQRITPAHLFKALLDDEQGMAAGLIDAAGGDGKAAKREADLLVSAIPVVTGSGATQAPGLDGDTIRILDQAQQVAQKAGDSFVTVERILLAMALATSTDVGAALKRAGVSAQSLNAAIDKLRGGRTADTQSAEDRYDALKRFTRDLTQAARDGKLDPVIGRDEEIRRTIQVLARRTKNNPVLIGEPGVGKTAIAEGLAVRIANGDVPDGIKDRRLLSLDMGALIAGAKYRGEFEERLKGVLDEVRQAAGDIILFIDEMHTLVGAGKAEGAMDASNLLKPALARGELHCIGATTLEEYRKHVEKDAALERRFQPVFVGEPTVPDTISILRGLKEKYELHHGVRITDAAIVAAATLGNRYITDRFLPDKAIDLMDEAASRIRMEVESKPEEIENLDRRIIQLKIEREALKKEPDKASKDRLGKLEEELANLEQQSSELTQRWQAEKEKISAEAKVKEQLDAARLELEQAQRGGDLAKAGELAYGRIPELEKQLADAETAAKGAMLREEVTDQDIAAVVSRWTGIPVERMMEGEREKLLQMENIIGARVIGQEDAVKAVAAAVRRARAGLQDPDRPLGSFLFLGPTGVGKTELTKALAEFLFDDAGAMVRIDMSEFMEKHAVARLIGAPPGYVGYDEGGVLTEAVRRRPYQVVLFDEVEKAHGDVFNVLLQVLDDGRLTDGQGRTVDFTNTIIILTSNLGSQYLAGLGEDEPVEKVEPQVMEVVRGHFRPEFLNRLDEIILFHRLSAGHMGPIVDIQVARLGRLLEDRKIRLELTDAARAWLGRVGYDPVYGARPLKRAVQKYLQDPLADRILAGEIADGTVVRVDEGDGQLVLTPADEVRAAAE; encoded by the coding sequence ATGGATTTGGAGAAACTGACCGAGCGCGCACGAGGCTTCCTGCAGGCCGCGCAGACGATTGCGGTGCGCGAAAATCACCAGCGAATCACTCCGGCGCATTTGTTCAAGGCGTTGCTCGACGACGAGCAGGGCATGGCCGCCGGGTTGATCGACGCGGCCGGCGGCGACGGCAAGGCCGCCAAGCGCGAGGCCGACCTGCTCGTGTCCGCCATTCCGGTCGTGACCGGCAGCGGCGCCACCCAGGCGCCGGGCCTCGATGGCGACACGATCCGGATCCTCGACCAGGCGCAGCAGGTCGCGCAAAAGGCGGGCGACAGCTTCGTCACCGTCGAACGCATCCTGCTGGCGATGGCGCTGGCGACAAGCACCGACGTCGGCGCCGCGCTCAAGCGCGCGGGCGTGTCGGCGCAGAGCCTCAACGCAGCGATCGACAAATTGCGCGGCGGGCGCACCGCGGACACGCAATCCGCCGAGGACCGCTACGACGCCTTGAAGCGGTTCACGCGCGACCTCACGCAGGCAGCGCGCGACGGCAAGCTCGACCCAGTCATCGGCCGCGACGAGGAAATCCGCCGCACCATCCAGGTGCTTGCCCGCCGCACCAAGAACAACCCGGTGCTGATCGGCGAACCCGGCGTCGGCAAGACCGCGATTGCCGAAGGACTTGCGGTGCGCATCGCCAACGGCGACGTGCCCGACGGGATCAAGGACCGGCGCCTGCTGTCGCTCGACATGGGCGCGCTGATCGCCGGCGCGAAATATCGCGGCGAGTTCGAGGAGCGGTTGAAAGGCGTGCTCGACGAAGTGCGCCAGGCAGCGGGCGACATCATCCTGTTCATCGATGAGATGCATACCCTCGTCGGCGCCGGGAAGGCCGAAGGCGCGATGGACGCGTCCAACCTGCTCAAGCCCGCACTGGCGCGAGGCGAATTGCACTGCATCGGCGCGACGACGCTCGAGGAATATCGCAAGCATGTCGAGAAGGACGCCGCGCTCGAACGGCGCTTCCAGCCGGTGTTCGTCGGCGAGCCGACCGTGCCCGACACCATTTCGATCCTGCGCGGCCTCAAGGAGAAGTATGAGCTTCACCACGGCGTGCGCATCACCGACGCGGCGATCGTCGCGGCGGCGACACTGGGCAACCGCTACATTACCGACCGTTTCCTGCCCGATAAGGCGATCGACCTGATGGACGAGGCGGCGAGCCGCATCCGCATGGAGGTCGAAAGCAAGCCCGAGGAAATCGAGAACCTCGACCGGCGGATCATCCAGCTCAAGATCGAGCGCGAGGCCCTGAAGAAGGAGCCCGACAAGGCGTCGAAAGACCGGCTCGGGAAGCTTGAGGAGGAACTTGCCAATCTCGAGCAGCAATCGTCCGAGCTGACGCAGCGCTGGCAGGCGGAAAAGGAAAAGATCAGCGCCGAAGCCAAGGTCAAGGAGCAGCTTGACGCCGCGCGGCTCGAACTTGAGCAGGCGCAGCGCGGCGGCGATCTCGCGAAAGCAGGGGAGCTTGCCTACGGGCGCATCCCCGAGCTCGAAAAGCAGCTCGCCGACGCGGAGACCGCGGCCAAGGGCGCGATGCTGCGCGAAGAGGTCACCGACCAGGATATCGCCGCGGTCGTCAGCCGCTGGACCGGCATTCCGGTCGAGCGGATGATGGAGGGCGAGCGCGAGAAGCTGCTGCAGATGGAAAACATCATCGGCGCGCGGGTCATCGGGCAGGAAGATGCGGTCAAGGCTGTTGCCGCCGCTGTCCGCCGCGCCCGCGCGGGCCTGCAGGATCCCGACCGCCCGCTGGGGTCGTTCCTGTTCCTTGGCCCCACCGGCGTCGGCAAAACCGAACTGACCAAGGCGCTCGCCGAATTCCTGTTCGACGATGCGGGGGCGATGGTCCGCATCGACATGAGCGAGTTCATGGAAAAGCATGCGGTCGCGCGGCTGATCGGCGCGCCGCCGGGCTATGTCGGCTATGACGAAGGCGGCGTGCTGACCGAGGCGGTGCGGCGGCGGCCGTACCAGGTCGTGCTGTTCGACGAGGTCGAGAAGGCGCACGGCGACGTGTTCAACGTCCTGCTCCAGGTGCTCGACGACGGTCGCCTGACCGACGGGCAGGGCCGCACGGTAGATTTCACCAACACGATCATCATCCTGACCTCGAACCTCGGCTCGCAATATCTCGCGGGCCTCGGCGAGGACGAGCCGGTCGAGAAGGTCGAGCCGCAGGTGATGGAAGTCGTGCGCGGGCATTTCCGCCCCGAATTCCTCAACCGGCTCGACGAGATCATCCTGTTCCACCGCCTGAGCGCGGGGCACATGGGACCGATCGTCGACATCCAGGTCGCACGGCTCGGACGGCTGCTCGAGGACCGCAAGATCCGGCTCGAATTGACCGACGCCGCGCGCGCCTGGCTCGGGCGCGTCGGCTACGATCCCGTGTACGGCGCGCGGCCGCTCAAGCGCGCGGTGCAGAAATATCTGCAGGATCCGCTCGCCGACCGCATCCTGGCGGGCGAGATTGCGGACGGGACCGTAGTGCGCGTCGACGAGGGCGACGGCCAGCTCGTGCTCACCCCGGCGGACGAGGTTCGCGCGGCCGCCGAATGA